In Candidatus Krumholzibacteriia bacterium, a genomic segment contains:
- a CDS encoding SDR family NAD(P)-dependent oxidoreductase, which translates to MAEVSRAVLVTGCSTGIGAATARLLATQGYAVYATARRPETLGSLAQAGCTTLVLDIASEASMQEAVRAVEARAGVVGILINNAGYSQSGAMEELTPEQVRRQFETNVFGTLRLTQLVLPGMRRQRWGRIVNVGSMGGRLTFPGGGIYHATKYALEAMSDALRFEVRAFGIDVVLVQPGLVRTSFSDTAVGGMPAAGSASPYATLNESVARLTREAYVKGLLSKLAGEPQDVARVIARALAARRPRARYRAMPMTRTLMTLRTVAPDRVWDAFLRAFYSEPRPN; encoded by the coding sequence GTGGCAGAAGTCTCGCGCGCCGTTCTCGTCACCGGCTGCTCCACCGGCATCGGCGCCGCCACCGCCCGCTTACTCGCGACCCAGGGCTACGCGGTGTACGCGACGGCGCGCCGCCCGGAAACACTGGGCTCCCTGGCGCAGGCCGGCTGCACGACGCTCGTTCTCGACATCGCCAGCGAGGCTTCGATGCAGGAAGCAGTGCGCGCCGTCGAAGCGCGCGCCGGTGTCGTGGGCATCCTGATCAACAACGCCGGCTACAGCCAGTCGGGAGCGATGGAAGAGCTCACACCGGAGCAGGTGCGGCGGCAGTTCGAGACCAATGTCTTCGGCACCCTTCGCCTCACCCAGCTCGTCCTGCCCGGCATGCGCCGGCAGCGCTGGGGGCGCATCGTCAACGTCGGTTCCATGGGAGGCCGGCTGACCTTTCCGGGAGGCGGCATCTACCACGCCACGAAGTATGCCCTGGAAGCGATGAGCGACGCCCTGCGCTTCGAGGTGCGGGCTTTCGGCATCGATGTCGTTCTCGTCCAGCCGGGTCTCGTGCGCACCAGCTTCAGCGACACCGCTGTCGGCGGCATGCCGGCTGCCGGGAGCGCGAGCCCCTACGCGACGCTCAACGAGTCGGTGGCACGTCTGACGCGGGAAGCCTACGTGAAGGGACTGCTCAGTAAGCTGGCGGGTGAGCCGCAGGACGTGGCGCGCGTCATCGCCCGGGCGCTGGCGGCACGCCGGCCGCGGGCGCGCTACCGGGCCATGCCCATGACGCGCACCCTGATGACGCTCCGGACCGTGGCGCCGGACCGGGTGTGGGATGCCTTCCTCCGAGCCTTCTATTCCGAGCCGCGTCCGAACTAG
- a CDS encoding cytochrome c: MRTAREHSASGARPRWGLVFTWVVLLSALALAAWSLVIGIVTPDPAGAASEAGKKVSATGTAPDDSESARLNEINRALALIEYVIGDYPTAVSGEGEILDSAEYEEQRAVISEVRDILAPDPRQAVSMLRGSSTVREPVDLMLLRNMASVQRLVSRNAPSTEVQEALRTLWRDVVEVYDLRLSPEEPPSVSQGGEFYTESCAVCHAGDGRGRTDLALHLDPPPADLLEARFDETLTPARVFNAITFGIPGTAMPSYEVLDESERWDLAFFVLALRQGEARELGNCVAVGGDGSGEDMWPSIDELAGLSDAALAYWLQEAGVTDECVDLYRAKLRWQIEP, encoded by the coding sequence ATGCGAACTGCAAGGGAACACTCTGCGTCTGGAGCACGCCCGCGCTGGGGTCTCGTCTTCACCTGGGTGGTTCTGCTCTCGGCCCTGGCGCTCGCGGCCTGGAGCCTGGTGATCGGCATCGTCACCCCCGATCCAGCCGGGGCTGCGAGCGAAGCGGGAAAGAAAGTCTCGGCCACGGGAACGGCGCCGGACGACTCGGAAAGCGCCCGGCTGAACGAGATCAATCGCGCTCTCGCGCTGATCGAATATGTCATCGGGGACTACCCGACTGCGGTGAGCGGCGAGGGCGAGATCCTGGACAGCGCGGAGTACGAGGAACAGCGCGCCGTCATCTCCGAGGTGCGGGACATCCTGGCGCCCGATCCGCGGCAGGCCGTTTCCATGCTGCGAGGTTCGAGCACGGTGCGCGAACCGGTAGATCTCATGCTGCTGCGCAACATGGCCAGCGTCCAGCGTCTGGTCTCCCGCAACGCGCCGTCGACGGAAGTGCAGGAGGCGCTGCGCACCCTGTGGCGCGACGTGGTGGAGGTCTACGACCTGCGTCTCTCGCCGGAGGAGCCGCCGAGCGTGTCGCAGGGCGGGGAGTTCTACACCGAGAGCTGCGCGGTCTGTCACGCTGGCGACGGGCGCGGGCGGACCGACTTGGCCCTGCATCTCGACCCGCCGCCAGCGGACCTGCTGGAGGCGCGCTTCGACGAGACGCTGACACCGGCCCGGGTCTTCAACGCGATCACCTTCGGCATCCCGGGAACTGCCATGCCGTCGTACGAAGTCCTCGACGAGAGCGAACGCTGGGACCTGGCTTTTTTCGTCCTCGCCTTACGGCAGGGCGAGGCGCGTGAGCTGGGGAACTGTGTCGCCGTCGGCGGCGATGGCAGCGGCGAAGACATGTGGCCTTCCATCGACGAACTCGCTGGCCTGAGCGACGCTGCACTCGCTTACTGGCTGCAAGAAGCCGGCGTCACCGACGAGTGCGTGGATCTGTACCGCGCCAAGCTCCGCTGGCAGATCGAGCCCTGA
- a CDS encoding SLC13 family permease, which produces MAVATLIFLLTYLLIGLQRLPRLHLGRPAGAMLGAVAMVLCGVLDFETAKRAIDLDTLLFLLGMMIVLAYLELSGFFEILERRIMGYARSPRWLLLLVMGSSSLLSALFMNDTICLLFTPVVVRVTKRLELPTVPYLIGLAAAANIGSACTIVGNPQNALIAVRSGLGFLPFAARLWPVSLFGSAVAAGLLCWMYRRQITGAPLVVPPPREPQSPQRWMLVSSLLAGLGMTVALACGVPPAAAAMSAAAAVVIAGATRPRTALQKVDWSLLLLFGGLFIVMRGVEQAGLADEAVARVAGNLEGGDGRSLARLGVAVTLLSQAVSNVPAVMFFVPTLEAMDGPGGPLGALARALGVGGGGAGDLWLGLAAFSTLAGNLTIIGSVANVIVFETARRDGVEVGFREYFRVGLPVTLATLVLAWLVLLRG; this is translated from the coding sequence GTGGCGGTGGCGACGCTCATCTTTCTCCTCACCTATCTCCTCATCGGTCTCCAGCGCCTGCCGCGCTTGCACCTCGGGCGCCCGGCGGGAGCCATGCTGGGCGCCGTGGCCATGGTTCTCTGCGGCGTCCTCGACTTCGAGACGGCGAAGCGCGCCATCGACCTCGACACCCTCTTGTTCCTCCTGGGGATGATGATCGTCCTCGCCTACCTCGAACTCTCCGGCTTCTTCGAGATCCTGGAGCGCCGCATCATGGGCTACGCGCGCAGCCCGCGCTGGCTCCTGCTCCTCGTCATGGGTTCCTCGTCGCTGCTCTCGGCGCTCTTCATGAACGACACGATTTGTCTGCTCTTCACGCCCGTCGTGGTGCGTGTGACCAAGCGCCTGGAGCTGCCAACCGTGCCGTACCTCATCGGTCTCGCCGCGGCCGCGAACATCGGCAGTGCATGCACCATCGTCGGCAACCCGCAGAACGCCCTCATCGCCGTTCGCTCCGGCCTGGGTTTCCTGCCCTTCGCGGCGCGCCTGTGGCCGGTGTCTCTCTTCGGGAGCGCTGTCGCGGCGGGCCTCCTCTGCTGGATGTACCGCCGCCAGATCACCGGAGCGCCCCTCGTCGTCCCGCCCCCGCGCGAGCCGCAGTCGCCGCAACGCTGGATGCTCGTCTCCAGCTTGCTCGCAGGCCTGGGGATGACGGTGGCGCTCGCCTGCGGGGTGCCGCCGGCAGCGGCGGCGATGAGCGCAGCGGCAGCCGTCGTGATCGCCGGGGCGACGCGACCGCGGACGGCGCTGCAGAAGGTGGATTGGAGTCTGCTCCTCCTCTTCGGCGGTCTCTTCATCGTCATGCGTGGCGTGGAGCAAGCAGGTCTGGCGGACGAGGCGGTGGCGCGCGTGGCCGGGAACCTGGAAGGCGGCGACGGCCGCTCCTTGGCGCGCCTCGGCGTGGCGGTGACGCTTCTCTCACAAGCGGTGAGCAATGTGCCGGCGGTGATGTTCTTCGTACCGACACTGGAGGCCATGGATGGACCTGGAGGTCCACTGGGCGCATTGGCACGCGCGCTCGGAGTGGGCGGCGGGGGCGCCGGCGATCTCTGGCTCGGGCTCGCGGCGTTCTCCACCCTCGCAGGGAACCTGACGATCATCGGCTCCGTCGCCAACGTCATCGTTTTCGAGACAGCACGCCGCGACGGCGTCGAGGTGGGCTTCCGTGAATACTTCCGCGTCGGGCTCCCGGTCACCCTGGCGACGCTCGTCCTCGCCTGGCTGGTCCTCCTGCGCGGCTGA